The following proteins are encoded in a genomic region of Comamonas resistens:
- a CDS encoding 2OG-Fe(II) oxygenase, whose protein sequence is MSTSTQDEFVTPPGLTPELMQWVRTQSAAGVPLPSLLQSMRKAGWAEHLARRALTLPEEGELPFPFVAATTSSELQIQTPASGVPEPDLKTDPCCIHAGDREVHVLTSMRHPRVVVFGNLLSNEECEAIIAEARPRMQRSLTVDNQSGGESINDDRTSNGMFFQRGENELIRRIEERIARLLNWPLENGEGLQVLHYRPGAEYKPHYDYFAPNEPGTPTIVKRGGQRVGTLVMYLNEPTRGGGTTFPDAGLQVVPRRGNAVFFSYDRPDPSTKTLHGGAPVLEGEKWIATKWLREREFK, encoded by the coding sequence ATGAGCACCTCCACCCAAGACGAGTTCGTCACACCTCCCGGCCTGACACCCGAGCTGATGCAATGGGTGCGCACGCAAAGCGCGGCTGGCGTGCCTCTGCCCTCCCTGCTGCAGTCAATGCGCAAGGCAGGCTGGGCCGAGCATCTGGCACGCCGTGCCCTCACACTACCAGAGGAAGGCGAGCTGCCATTTCCCTTTGTGGCGGCCACCACCTCGTCCGAGCTGCAGATCCAGACACCCGCCTCGGGCGTTCCCGAGCCCGACCTCAAGACCGATCCCTGCTGCATCCATGCCGGGGACCGCGAAGTCCATGTGCTCACCAGCATGCGCCATCCCCGGGTCGTGGTGTTCGGCAATCTGCTCTCGAATGAAGAGTGCGAGGCCATCATTGCCGAGGCCCGCCCGCGCATGCAGCGCTCGCTGACCGTGGACAACCAGAGCGGCGGCGAGTCCATCAACGACGACCGCACCAGCAACGGCATGTTTTTTCAGCGTGGCGAAAACGAGTTGATCCGCCGCATCGAGGAACGCATTGCCAGGCTGCTGAACTGGCCGCTGGAAAACGGCGAAGGCCTGCAGGTGCTCCATTACCGGCCAGGCGCCGAATACAAGCCCCACTACGACTATTTTGCCCCCAACGAGCCGGGCACGCCCACCATCGTCAAACGCGGCGGTCAGCGTGTGGGCACGCTGGTCATGTATCTGAACGAGCCCACACGCGGCGGTGGAACCACCTTTCCGGATGCGGGCCTGCAGGTGGTGCCACGTCGCGGCAACGCGGTATTCTTCAGCTACGACCGCCCGGACCCGAGCACCAAGACCCTGCATGGCGGAGCACCGGTGCTCGAAGGCGAGAAGTGGATAGCCACCAAGTGGCTGCGTGAACGCGAATTCAAGTAA
- the yaaA gene encoding peroxide stress protein YaaA, producing MLFLISPAKSLDYESPVPSELPHTLPVFKKQPLELIEVLREKSPQQISELMSISDKLAVLNVGRYEAFSPRFTAKNSRQAVLAFNGDVYEGLDAHSLKPKELDWAQDHVVILSGLYGALRPLDLLQPYRLEMGTRLHNAKGSNLYQFWGSQIADYLNQRSDEQPEAERIVVNLASQEYFKSVDLKALKPPVVECVFEDFKGGKYKVISFHAKRARGLMVRWAVQHKAKKVADLRKFDLEGYALAEPASTPARLVFRRKLED from the coding sequence ATGTTGTTTCTGATCTCGCCAGCCAAATCGCTGGACTATGAAAGCCCTGTTCCCAGCGAACTCCCCCACACACTGCCCGTCTTCAAGAAGCAGCCGCTGGAATTGATCGAGGTTCTGCGTGAAAAATCCCCGCAGCAAATTTCCGAGCTCATGAGCATCAGCGACAAGCTGGCCGTGCTCAACGTGGGCCGCTACGAAGCCTTCAGCCCCAGGTTCACAGCCAAGAACTCGCGCCAGGCCGTGCTGGCATTCAACGGCGATGTCTACGAAGGCCTGGACGCCCATAGCCTCAAGCCCAAGGAACTGGACTGGGCGCAGGACCATGTCGTGATCCTCAGCGGCCTGTACGGCGCGCTGCGTCCACTGGACCTGCTGCAGCCTTATCGCCTGGAAATGGGCACACGCCTGCACAACGCCAAGGGCAGCAATCTGTACCAGTTCTGGGGCAGCCAGATTGCCGACTATCTGAACCAGCGCAGCGATGAACAACCCGAGGCCGAGCGCATCGTGGTCAATCTTGCCTCGCAGGAATACTTCAAGTCCGTGGATCTCAAAGCCCTCAAGCCCCCCGTGGTGGAGTGCGTGTTTGAAGACTTCAAGGGTGGCAAATACAAGGTCATCAGCTTCCACGCCAAGCGCGCACGGGGCCTTATGGTGCGCTGGGCCGTGCAGCACAAGGCGAAGAAGGTGGCCGATCTGCGCAAGTTCGATCTCGAAGGCTATGCACTGGCCGAGCCGGCCAGCACGCCTGCCAGACTGGTGTTCCGCCGCAAGCTGGAAGACTGA
- a CDS encoding Rne/Rng family ribonuclease encodes MKRMLINATQSEERRLAIVDGQKLLDYEIEIEGREQRKGNIYKAVVTRVEPSLEACFVDYGEDRHGFLPFKEISKQYFAEGVSPSQARINDVIREGQELIVQVEKEERGNKGAALTTFISLAGRYVVLMPNNPRGGGVSRRIEGEDRAELKEAMDQLEYPKGMSIIARTAGIGRTAPELQWDLNYLLKLWNAIDGAAKASKGAFLIYQESSLVIRAIRDYFNNDIGDILIDTDDIYEQAQQFMAHVMPEHAARVKRYRDDAPLFSRFQIEHQIESAYSRTVTLPSGGAIVIDHTEALVSVDVNSARAIKGGDIEETATRTNLEAADEVARQMRLRDLGGLIVIDFIDMEESKNRREVENRLRDALRQDRARVQFGTISKFGLMEMSRQRLKPALSEGAHINCPRCGGSGHIRDTESSALQILRIIQEESMKDNTAAVHCQVPVEVASFLLNEKRSEITKIELKQRVNVIMVPNKSMDTPHYKLERLKHDDARLESMEASYKLADEVEDVTTVTRRSQEPTNKQTPVIKGVLPDAPAPIAEPRAPRQPRPQAGTPAAAPAAAARPLVREQGFFAWLKNLFGFGTPAPVAAPAPVAEAPAPAAREGSRDGRRSEGRGDRNRRGSERNERNSGEQRAERGGERNNRRNGANRDGEQQRSERPEQQQRQERGNRRERNNERRDDRQPQVAEAALNANEEFNAQAAPKQERNRQERGERSERGDRGERNEGGNRRERQPRNADAQAVMQPVADESLQQSAQMEGADAQAQDAQGEQQPREQRQRRSRDRYGRDRRDRAPRDSQAEGQLPEQLAETQAPAEAPAAEVSEQPARRSYFDSVTPQAQAEQAPAATEVQAPAAPVAEVVAQTPSVTAEAVAPVAAIAAEPQQAAVVAEAAAPAAAEAAPEQPAAKVMAKAQAYELPMTQLQELASACGLQWINSDADKVAAVQAAIAAEPKPVRIPRERPPVVVLDEGPLILVETRKDLSLMQLPFEKEEQAAGQNA; translated from the coding sequence ATGAAACGGATGCTGATCAACGCAACACAGTCCGAAGAACGCCGCCTGGCCATTGTGGACGGCCAGAAGCTGCTGGACTACGAGATCGAAATCGAAGGCCGCGAACAACGCAAGGGCAATATCTACAAGGCGGTTGTCACCCGCGTGGAGCCCTCGCTCGAAGCCTGCTTCGTGGACTACGGCGAAGACCGCCACGGCTTTCTGCCCTTCAAGGAAATCTCCAAGCAATACTTTGCCGAGGGTGTCTCCCCCAGCCAGGCCCGCATCAACGATGTGATACGTGAAGGCCAGGAATTGATCGTCCAGGTCGAGAAGGAAGAGCGCGGCAACAAGGGCGCGGCCCTGACCACCTTCATCTCGCTGGCCGGCCGCTATGTGGTGCTGATGCCCAACAACCCCCGTGGCGGTGGCGTTTCGCGCCGCATCGAGGGCGAGGACCGCGCCGAGCTCAAGGAGGCCATGGACCAGCTCGAGTACCCCAAGGGCATGTCCATCATCGCGCGCACTGCCGGCATCGGCCGCACCGCGCCCGAGCTGCAGTGGGACCTGAACTACCTGCTCAAGCTGTGGAACGCCATTGACGGCGCTGCCAAGGCTTCCAAGGGCGCTTTCCTGATCTATCAGGAATCCAGCCTGGTGATCCGCGCCATCCGCGACTATTTCAACAATGACATCGGCGACATCCTGATCGATACCGATGACATCTACGAGCAGGCCCAGCAGTTCATGGCGCACGTCATGCCCGAGCATGCGGCCCGCGTCAAGCGCTACCGCGACGATGCGCCGCTGTTCAGCCGCTTCCAGATCGAGCACCAGATCGAGTCGGCCTACTCGCGCACCGTGACCCTGCCCTCGGGCGGCGCCATCGTGATCGACCACACCGAGGCCCTGGTCTCCGTGGACGTGAACTCGGCCCGCGCCATCAAGGGCGGCGACATCGAGGAAACCGCCACCCGCACCAACCTGGAAGCCGCCGACGAAGTGGCACGCCAGATGCGCCTGCGCGACCTGGGCGGCCTGATCGTGATCGACTTCATCGACATGGAAGAGTCGAAGAACCGCCGCGAAGTGGAAAACCGCCTGCGCGACGCGCTGCGCCAGGACCGTGCCCGCGTGCAGTTCGGCACCATCAGCAAGTTCGGCCTGATGGAGATGAGCCGCCAGCGCCTCAAGCCCGCCCTCTCCGAAGGCGCGCACATCAACTGCCCGCGCTGCGGCGGCTCCGGCCATATCCGCGACACCGAGTCCTCGGCGCTGCAGATCCTGCGCATCATCCAGGAAGAGTCCATGAAGGACAACACGGCCGCCGTGCACTGCCAGGTGCCCGTGGAAGTGGCCTCCTTCCTGCTCAACGAAAAGCGCAGCGAAATCACCAAGATCGAGCTCAAGCAGCGCGTCAACGTGATCATGGTGCCCAACAAGTCCATGGACACGCCGCACTACAAGCTCGAGCGCCTCAAGCACGACGATGCACGCCTGGAATCCATGGAAGCAAGCTACAAGCTGGCCGATGAAGTGGAAGACGTGACCACCGTCACACGCCGCTCGCAAGAACCCACCAACAAGCAGACTCCCGTCATCAAGGGGGTGTTGCCCGATGCTCCGGCCCCGATTGCCGAGCCCCGCGCTCCACGCCAGCCACGCCCTCAAGCGGGCACACCTGCGGCCGCGCCCGCAGCAGCCGCTCGCCCCTTGGTGCGCGAGCAAGGCTTCTTTGCCTGGCTCAAGAACCTGTTCGGCTTTGGCACACCGGCACCCGTGGCGGCTCCCGCCCCTGTGGCCGAGGCCCCAGCACCCGCAGCCCGCGAAGGCAGTCGTGACGGCCGCCGCAGCGAAGGTCGTGGCGACCGCAACCGCCGTGGCAGCGAACGCAATGAACGCAACAGCGGCGAACAACGCGCCGAGCGTGGTGGCGAGCGCAACAACCGGCGCAACGGTGCCAACCGTGATGGAGAGCAACAACGCAGCGAGCGTCCCGAGCAGCAACAGCGCCAGGAACGCGGCAACCGCCGTGAACGCAACAACGAGCGCCGTGACGACCGTCAACCCCAGGTGGCAGAAGCCGCATTGAACGCCAACGAGGAGTTCAACGCCCAGGCAGCGCCCAAGCAGGAACGCAACCGCCAGGAACGCGGTGAACGCTCCGAACGTGGTGATCGCGGTGAGCGCAATGAAGGCGGCAATCGTCGCGAGCGCCAGCCTCGCAACGCCGATGCCCAAGCCGTGATGCAGCCTGTGGCAGATGAGAGTCTGCAGCAGTCCGCTCAGATGGAAGGTGCTGACGCCCAGGCTCAGGATGCCCAGGGCGAACAGCAGCCGCGCGAGCAACGCCAGCGCCGCTCTCGCGACCGCTACGGCCGCGACCGCCGTGACCGCGCACCACGCGATTCACAAGCCGAAGGGCAATTGCCTGAACAGCTTGCAGAAACCCAGGCTCCCGCAGAAGCACCTGCTGCCGAAGTGTCCGAGCAGCCCGCACGCCGCAGCTACTTTGACTCTGTTACGCCTCAAGCCCAGGCAGAGCAAGCGCCAGCAGCTACAGAAGTGCAAGCACCAGCTGCGCCAGTGGCCGAAGTCGTTGCACAGACTCCATCGGTGACTGCTGAGGCTGTGGCCCCTGTGGCGGCTATCGCTGCCGAGCCTCAGCAAGCGGCTGTTGTCGCAGAGGCTGCTGCACCCGCAGCAGCTGAAGCCGCGCCAGAGCAGCCTGCAGCAAAGGTCATGGCCAAGGCCCAGGCCTACGAGCTGCCCATGACGCAGTTGCAGGAGCTGGCTAGCGCCTGCGGTCTGCAGTGGATCAATTCCGATGCAGACAAGGTGGCGGCCGTGCAAGCAGCAATTGCCGCCGAGCCCAAGCCCGTGCGCATTCCGCGCGAGCGCCCACCGGTGGTAGTGCTCGACGAAGGCCCGCTGATTCTGGTCGAGACCCGCAAGGATCTGAGCCTGATGCAGCTGCCGTTCGAGAAGGAAGAACAGGCTGCTGGCCAAAACGCCTAA
- a CDS encoding RluA family pseudouridine synthase: protein MKHIIEGKPAQDRSQNAAAVSVRLVEVDADSAGQRLDNFLLRHLKGVPKTHVYRIIRSGEVRINKGRVSAETRVQAGDVVRIPPVRISEKVAEKAERPAPAKDFPALLEDEYMVALSKPAGVAVHGGSGVSFGVIEQMRQARPEAKFLELVHRLDRETSGILLVAKKRSSLINLQDQFRERETGKTYLALVQGNWPANKKVIDAPLHKYLQADGERRVRVTTEDDPDGMRSITLVKVRKLIEPRPMQGLPAMSLLEVTIKTGRTHQIRVHLSSQGHPIVGDDKYGDFDLNRRVQKQGLKRMFLHAWRLQFNHPASGERVELRAELPPELADFVN from the coding sequence GTGAAACACATTATAGAGGGCAAACCGGCACAGGACCGGTCCCAGAACGCAGCCGCGGTCTCCGTGCGGCTCGTAGAAGTCGATGCCGATTCCGCTGGACAGCGTCTGGACAACTTTCTTTTGCGCCACCTCAAGGGCGTACCCAAAACCCATGTCTACCGCATCATTCGCAGTGGCGAAGTGCGCATCAACAAAGGACGCGTGAGCGCCGAAACGCGCGTGCAGGCCGGCGACGTCGTGCGCATTCCACCGGTTCGGATTTCCGAGAAAGTGGCTGAAAAAGCAGAACGACCTGCACCGGCTAAGGACTTTCCCGCCCTGTTGGAGGATGAGTACATGGTGGCGCTGTCCAAGCCGGCTGGCGTGGCCGTGCATGGCGGCTCCGGTGTGAGCTTTGGCGTCATCGAGCAGATGCGTCAGGCGCGGCCCGAGGCCAAGTTTCTGGAACTGGTGCACCGCCTGGATAGAGAAACCTCGGGCATCTTGCTGGTGGCCAAAAAGCGCTCATCGCTCATCAATCTGCAGGATCAGTTCCGCGAGCGCGAGACGGGCAAGACCTATCTGGCTCTGGTGCAGGGGAATTGGCCGGCCAATAAAAAGGTCATTGATGCGCCGCTGCACAAATATCTGCAAGCCGATGGCGAGCGCCGTGTGCGCGTGACCACCGAAGATGACCCCGATGGCATGCGCTCCATCACGCTGGTCAAGGTGCGCAAGCTCATCGAGCCGCGCCCCATGCAGGGCCTGCCGGCCATGAGTCTGCTGGAGGTGACCATCAAGACGGGGCGCACGCACCAGATTCGCGTGCATCTGTCGTCGCAGGGGCATCCCATCGTGGGCGACGACAAATACGGTGATTTTGATCTCAACCGTCGTGTGCAAAAGCAGGGGCTCAAACGCATGTTTCTGCACGCCTGGCGGCTACAGTTCAACCATCCTGCCAGTGGCGAACGCGTGGAGCTGCGTGCCGAACTCCCGCCCGAACTGGCCGATTTTGTGAACTGA
- a CDS encoding HAD family hydrolase: MTTENHSENSGEKRPRRFDLIAFDWDGTVADSTAIITRSIQEAVRDVGGTVPSDEQAAYVIGMALMPALARAAPDVPPEKYPELGNRYRHHFFKHQDDICLFDGILSLLGDMRARGHWLAVATGKSRMGLSHALQDPQLKGMFDGSRTADETAGKPSPLMLHELMAEFGVEPERTLMIGDTTHDLQMAVNAGCACVGVSYGAHAPDNFAQFDPLFVADSARQLHQWLAENA, encoded by the coding sequence ATGACAACTGAGAACCATAGCGAAAACTCTGGCGAAAAGCGTCCTCGCCGCTTCGATCTGATCGCTTTTGACTGGGATGGAACCGTGGCGGACTCCACGGCCATCATCACGCGCAGCATTCAGGAGGCCGTACGTGATGTGGGCGGTACCGTACCCAGTGACGAGCAGGCGGCTTATGTCATCGGCATGGCGCTGATGCCTGCGCTGGCCCGCGCTGCGCCCGATGTGCCGCCCGAAAAATATCCCGAGCTGGGTAATCGCTACCGCCATCACTTCTTCAAGCATCAGGACGATATCTGCCTGTTCGATGGCATCTTGTCGCTGCTGGGCGATATGCGGGCTCGCGGCCATTGGTTGGCCGTGGCCACGGGAAAGAGTCGCATGGGGCTGAGCCACGCGCTGCAGGATCCTCAGCTCAAAGGCATGTTCGACGGCTCGCGCACGGCGGACGAAACGGCGGGCAAGCCCAGTCCGCTGATGCTCCATGAACTGATGGCCGAGTTCGGCGTGGAGCCTGAACGCACGTTGATGATTGGAGACACCACGCATGATTTGCAGATGGCCGTGAACGCAGGCTGTGCCTGCGTGGGCGTCTCTTACGGAGCCCATGCACCAGACAATTTTGCGCAGTTCGATCCGCTGTTTGTGGCCGATTCGGCCAGGCAACTGCACCAGTGGCTGGCTGAAAACGCCTGA
- a CDS encoding Rieske (2Fe-2S) protein → MTDVMELCPSTDLVDGGKAVAFEVNYAGQLSRAFAIRYQGQVHAYLNRCSHVPMEMDYQEGQFFDDTGRWLLCSTHGAAYEPDSGACSGGPCRGGLVKIKLSESNGVVHWHTGAQLKSVAF, encoded by the coding sequence ATGACCGATGTCATGGAACTGTGTCCCAGCACCGATCTGGTCGATGGCGGCAAGGCCGTGGCCTTTGAGGTGAATTACGCGGGCCAGCTCAGCCGTGCTTTTGCGATTCGCTATCAGGGTCAGGTTCATGCCTATCTGAATCGCTGCAGCCATGTGCCGATGGAGATGGACTACCAGGAAGGTCAGTTCTTCGATGACACAGGCCGCTGGCTGTTGTGTTCTACCCACGGTGCGGCCTACGAACCTGACAGCGGAGCCTGTTCCGGAGGCCCATGTCGCGGCGGTTTGGTGAAAATCAAACTCTCCGAGAGCAATGGTGTGGTGCACTGGCATACTGGAGCGCAACTGAAATCCGTAGCATTTTGA
- a CDS encoding S49 family peptidase: protein MSSPIPPENNDSQQPVTPGADLWSKAAAPAAPAPAANAAGWERDVLEKLVFASLSEQRAARRWRLYGRLLWTVVVLLVLWVVFFKDTTAKTSTSPHTAVVEIKGEIASGADASAEFVVAAMRSAFEDSGSRAVVLLINSPGGSPVQAGIINDEMTRLKAKYNKPLYAVVEESCASAAYYIAAAADEIFVNKASIVGSIGVLMDGFGFTGVMDKVGVERRLLTAGENKGFLDPFSPMSERQKEYAHTMLEQIHQQFIGAVKQGRGEKLRETPEMFSGLFWTGQQAVEMGLADKLGSLDYVAREVVKADEVIDYTRRDNMAERLAKKFGAAIGAGSVQAVQGLMPSIR from the coding sequence ATGAGTTCCCCAATCCCCCCCGAGAACAATGACTCCCAGCAGCCGGTGACGCCGGGGGCTGATCTATGGTCCAAGGCGGCAGCTCCTGCTGCGCCCGCGCCAGCGGCCAATGCAGCCGGCTGGGAGCGTGATGTGCTTGAAAAGCTGGTTTTTGCCTCGCTGAGCGAGCAGCGCGCCGCGCGCCGCTGGCGTCTTTATGGCCGCTTGCTGTGGACGGTTGTGGTGCTGCTGGTGCTGTGGGTGGTGTTTTTCAAGGACACGACGGCCAAGACCAGTACCTCGCCGCATACCGCCGTGGTGGAGATCAAGGGTGAGATCGCTTCGGGTGCGGATGCCAGTGCCGAGTTCGTGGTGGCAGCCATGCGCAGCGCTTTCGAGGACTCTGGCTCGCGCGCCGTGGTACTGCTGATCAATTCGCCCGGTGGCAGCCCCGTGCAGGCCGGCATCATCAATGACGAGATGACACGTCTCAAGGCCAAGTACAACAAGCCTTTGTATGCAGTGGTCGAGGAGTCCTGTGCGTCGGCTGCTTACTACATTGCTGCTGCGGCCGATGAGATTTTTGTCAACAAGGCCAGCATCGTGGGCAGCATCGGCGTGCTCATGGACGGTTTCGGCTTTACCGGTGTGATGGATAAAGTGGGTGTGGAGCGCCGTTTGCTGACAGCTGGTGAGAACAAGGGCTTTCTGGATCCCTTCAGTCCCATGTCCGAGCGGCAGAAGGAATATGCCCACACCATGCTGGAGCAGATTCATCAGCAGTTCATCGGCGCGGTGAAGCAAGGCCGTGGTGAGAAGCTGCGCGAAACCCCGGAGATGTTCAGCGGCCTGTTCTGGACCGGCCAGCAGGCCGTGGAAATGGGGCTGGCCGACAAGCTGGGCAGTCTCGACTATGTGGCACGCGAGGTGGTCAAGGCCGATGAGGTCATCGACTACACCCGCCGTGACAATATGGCCGAGCGCCTGGCCAAGAAGTTTGGCGCCGCGATTGGCGCCGGATCGGTGCAGGCGGTGCAGGGCCTGATGCCCAGCATTCGTTGA
- a CDS encoding SAM-dependent methyltransferase, with product MSSATENKAGTLYLVPAPLDFGCESQTALTEVLPEGTLRRAAGLTHWISENAKTARAYLKRIDTLFPLAAPLQAQNIAELPREAHKKGDHGNKGAAVFDPKPLLAAALAGHDMGLISEAGMPAVADPGSSIVRAAHDLGIRVVPLIGPVSLLLGLAASGLNGQNFAFVGYVPQDGSERTARIKELESLALRHGQTQQFIETPYRNAALWQALLQTLQPNTRLALASGLTLETARIESHLVREWRQRNAPPDNRTPVVFSIGR from the coding sequence ATGAGTTCCGCTACTGAAAATAAAGCAGGCACCCTTTATCTGGTCCCCGCGCCACTCGATTTCGGCTGCGAAAGCCAGACCGCGCTGACCGAGGTACTGCCCGAGGGCACGCTGCGCCGTGCAGCAGGCCTGACCCACTGGATCAGCGAGAACGCCAAGACCGCGCGCGCCTATCTCAAACGCATAGACACCCTCTTCCCGCTGGCCGCGCCGCTGCAGGCCCAGAATATTGCCGAGCTGCCACGCGAAGCCCATAAGAAAGGCGACCATGGCAACAAGGGCGCGGCCGTGTTCGACCCCAAGCCCTTGCTGGCGGCCGCGCTGGCCGGCCATGACATGGGCTTGATCAGCGAAGCAGGCATGCCCGCCGTAGCCGACCCCGGCAGCTCCATCGTGCGCGCCGCCCATGATCTGGGGATTCGCGTCGTGCCGCTGATCGGCCCCGTCTCCCTGCTGCTGGGCCTGGCGGCCAGCGGCCTCAACGGCCAGAACTTCGCTTTTGTCGGCTATGTACCCCAGGACGGCAGCGAGCGCACGGCCCGCATCAAGGAACTGGAGAGCCTGGCACTGCGCCATGGCCAGACCCAGCAGTTCATAGAGACTCCCTACCGCAACGCCGCGCTGTGGCAGGCGCTGCTGCAAACGCTGCAGCCCAATACCCGATTGGCGCTGGCCAGCGGCCTGACGCTGGAAACGGCTCGCATCGAAAGCCATCTGGTGCGCGAATGGCGCCAGCGCAACGCGCCGCCCGACAACCGCACGCCGGTGGTGTTTTCGATCGGCCGATAG
- a CDS encoding Maf family nucleotide pyrophosphatase: protein MPESLITGRLMRPLILGSTSRYRRELLSRLQLPFETVSPEVDETPLGGETPYDLSLRLARAKAQAVAQLHPGAIVIGSDQVPELDGQPLSKPGTHERATEQLRQMSGRQMNFHTGVCVSCAETGFAESSVVTVQVRFRELSDAEIERYLRAEQPYDCAGSAKSEGLGIALLDAIVSDDPTALIGLPLIRTCQLLRAAGVVLP from the coding sequence ATGCCCGAATCCTTGATTACCGGACGACTCATGCGTCCATTGATCCTCGGCTCCACCTCCCGCTATCGCCGTGAGCTGCTCAGCCGCCTGCAACTGCCGTTTGAAACGGTCTCCCCCGAAGTGGATGAAACCCCGCTTGGCGGCGAAACACCCTACGACCTGAGCCTGCGTCTGGCCAGAGCCAAAGCCCAGGCAGTGGCTCAGTTGCATCCCGGTGCCATCGTGATCGGCTCCGACCAAGTGCCCGAGCTGGATGGTCAACCTCTGTCCAAACCCGGCACTCACGAGCGTGCCACCGAGCAACTGCGCCAGATGAGCGGCCGCCAGATGAATTTCCATACCGGCGTCTGCGTAAGCTGCGCAGAAACCGGCTTTGCCGAATCCAGCGTGGTGACGGTGCAGGTGCGCTTTCGCGAACTGAGCGACGCCGAGATCGAGCGCTATCTGCGCGCCGAGCAGCCCTATGACTGTGCGGGCTCGGCCAAGAGCGAAGGCCTGGGGATTGCGCTGCTGGATGCCATCGTCAGCGATGATCCCACGGCGCTGATCGGCCTGCCATTGATCCGCACCTGCCAGTTGCTGCGCGCTGCCGGAGTTGTGCTCCCATGA
- a CDS encoding YceD family protein translates to MSKDFSATRLDVRAFAQAAGHLQGQTPLSDFKRLAADALSVEGEQPMVHWEAEGELVEQTGGAGHVWLHLTAEVALPMTCQRCLTEADIPLYVDRSFRFVADEVTAEQEDDDSDEDLLAMSREFNLMELIEDELLMEVPVVPRHEECPVPVKLESSDADFEQANEQKENPFAVLQSLNVGKSAD, encoded by the coding sequence ATGAGCAAGGATTTTTCTGCGACCCGTCTCGATGTGCGCGCTTTTGCACAGGCAGCGGGTCATTTGCAAGGCCAGACCCCATTGTCCGACTTCAAGCGTCTGGCTGCGGATGCGCTGTCTGTGGAAGGCGAGCAACCCATGGTGCACTGGGAGGCCGAGGGCGAGCTGGTCGAGCAGACCGGTGGCGCAGGTCATGTGTGGCTGCACCTGACCGCCGAGGTGGCTCTGCCCATGACCTGCCAGCGCTGCCTGACCGAGGCCGATATTCCCCTTTATGTGGATCGGTCATTCCGCTTTGTCGCGGACGAAGTCACGGCAGAGCAGGAAGATGACGACAGCGATGAAGACCTGTTGGCCATGAGCCGCGAGTTCAATCTGATGGAGCTGATCGAGGATGAGTTGCTGATGGAAGTGCCTGTGGTGCCCCGTCACGAAGAATGCCCCGTGCCCGTCAAGCTGGAGTCCAGCGACGCTGACTTCGAGCAGGCCAATGAGCAAAAGGAAAACCCTTTTGCGGTGCTGCAATCACTCAACGTCGGCAAATCTGCCGATTGA
- the rpmF gene encoding 50S ribosomal protein L32, which produces MAVQQNKKSPSKRGMHRSHNALNVPGIAVEATTGETHLRHHISPNGVYRGRQVLKNKSEA; this is translated from the coding sequence ATGGCTGTTCAGCAAAACAAGAAGTCCCCCTCCAAGCGCGGCATGCACCGTTCGCACAATGCACTGAATGTGCCTGGCATCGCTGTGGAAGCCACGACTGGTGAAACCCACCTGCGTCACCACATCAGCCCCAACGGCGTGTATCGCGGCCGTCAAGTGCTGAAGAACAAGTCCGAAGCCTAA